The genomic segment GCTCTTGTTGAGAATCTCATAGAGCATCCCCAACACTTCCAGGTAGTACTTATGGGTAAATCGCGTGCTGAACATCTGCAGCGATTTTTTGAACACCACTTTGGTGGTGCTGCCGGGGTTGGCTTGCAAAAACCCCCCAAGCGCGGCGCCGCCGATGATCATTACCTCGAACGGATGAATAAGCGCGCCGAGCTTGCCGCCTGACAGTATGAAACCGCCGAGCACGCTGGCGATAACCACAATGATGCCGATAATTTTTGCCATAGGTAGGTACGTCTGAAAACCTGATCTCAGGACACCTGAACAAGCCATGCGGTATCGCAGGATCTTGGGGCCAGGCGAAGGGGCAGATGAAAAGAATTGTTCTGGTTATCGGAACTTTTGCGCCAGACTAAAGGCCATCCCGATGAAATGCTAGTTTGACGGCGCCATGACTACGACCCCACTCCCCTGCACACTTGCCGCCTGGATCAAGGCCCTGGACGCCGTCGTGTTGCCCGCAGCCGCCGATCCGTATGCGCGCGTCCAGCGGGCGCTGCGTGACAGCAGCATGTCCATGCGCCAGATCGCCGATCTGATCCAAGAGAGTCCGGTCCTGGCGCTCATCGTGATTCGCGAAGCCAACCGCAACGCGGCGGCAACTAACAAGCCGGCAGAAAGCCTGGAAGTTGCGCTCAGCCGCATCGGTCTGAAACGCGCCGAAGCCCTGTTCGCACTGACTCCAGCAACCCGCCCTGGCGATATCCCCGCTCCGCTGCGACAAATCATGCTGATCAGCAGCCATGCCAGCCAGCAAGCCAACGGTCTTTTCGCCTCACGCCTCGCGAGGCTCTGGCAGGAAATTCACTGGAGCAGTCTGCTGTTCCTCGCGCCCGTCTGGGCGCTGGTCGCAGCCCACCCGGAATTGCTCGAGGCCTGGGAGCAAAGGGTACTGGTCAAGCGTGAGCCTGCCCGTCAGGTCGAACAGTCACTGCTTGGCGTGTCGTTGCTGGAGCTCTGCGTGGCGACCGCTGAACACTGGGGCCTGCCTGGCTGGATTGCCCAGGGTTACCGACTGCTCAGCGAGCATCGTCGCATGCTGATCAAAGCGTTGCATATCGCCCATGACAACGAGCACCCCCTGCATCAGCAACAGATGCTCGACGCCGATCCGCCGTTGCGCCGTTGGCTCACCCTGCCGAGCAATACCATTTTGCTCGCCAACGGGCTGGCACTCTCGGCGCACCACAGCTGGAGCGGTACTCACAGCCTGCGCTGGCAGCGGCTCGCCGGCCTTTATCTTCAGGTCCCGCTGGCCGAGCTGCAGCAAATGACGCATCAGCAAGCCGCGGCCAGTGCGCAAGCGATCGGAAAGACCGATCTCTGGCATCCAGCACAGGGCCTGCTCTGGCCATGGGAAAGCAGGTTCCAGCAAGAGAGAGTCGCGAAACTGCCGGATATCGTTGCATTGGCGCAGTGGCGCGCACATTGCCGTGAACTGCTCAGCGAACCCAGTCCGTACGACAATGTGGTCCAGCTCACCGCTACCGCCTGCAAAGCGCTGACCTGCGCCGGCATGCAACGGGTGCTGTTGATGCTCGTCGATCGCAAGCAACAGCGGCTGGTCAGCCAGCAAACCAGCGGCCTACCGCGCGAGGCTGCCCGGCTGACGCTCGACCCGGACCAGAGCCAGGTGCTGCGCAGGCTGATCGAAAAGCCCGCACTGCTACGGCTCAAGCCGGACAACGTGGCGCAGTTCTCCGCGCTGCTGCCGGGCACGCTGAAGGCGCTGTTCCCTAGCGAGCACGTCCTGCTGCGCTCTGTCGGTTACGAGGGTCGGGTGACCATGCTGCTGGTGGCGGACCAGGACAACACCGCGTTCAGCGAAATGGGCCTGCAGGGCTTTACCAAGACCATCCAATGCATAGAGCGCTCCCTGGCGACGTTCAGCAAACGCGGCCGCTGATTTTTTCGCTAGACTTGGCCCTTTCCGTCCGACCGAGGCTCGCCGTGTCCGCGTTTTCAGCCCTACCCCTGGTAATCGAACCGGCCGATCTGGCCGAACGCTTGAACGCACCCGAGCTGATCCTGGTCGACCTGACCAACGTGACCCGCTACGCCGAAGGCCATCTGCCCGGCGCACGATTCGTCGATCCCAAGCAGACTCAGCTCGGCCAGCCGCCCGCACCGGGGCATCTGCCGGGAAAACCCCAGTTGGAAGCCCTTTTCGGTGCACTGGGGCATCACCCCGATGCGGTCTATGTCGTCTATGACGACGAAGGGGGCGGCTGGGCCGGGCGTTTCATCTGGTTGCTGGATGTCATCGGGCATTATCGCTATCACTACCTGAACGGCGGCCTGCAGGCCTGGCTAGCCGAGCAGCGGCCGCTGTCGCAAGACAAGCCTGTCGACGCAGGCGGGTCGGTCACCCTGACACTCGATGAGACGCCTAGCGCCACCCGCGAATACATCGAAAGCCGGCTCGGCGCACCCGACCTGGTCATATGGGATGCCCGCTCGCCCGAGGAGTACCGCGGCGAGAAGGCACTTGCGGCACGCGCCGGCCACATCCCGGGCGCGATCAATTTCGAATGGACCGCGGCGATGGACCCGACGCGCGCGCTGCGCATCCGCGAAGACATCGCCGAACGGCTGGAGGCGCTCGGCATCACGGCCGACAAGGAAATCATCACCCACTGCCAGACGCATCATCGCTCCGGCTTCACCTACCTGCTGGCCAAGGCCCTGGGCTACCCCCGAATCAAAGGATATCCCGGCTCATGGGGCGAATGGGGCAACCTGCCCGACACCCCGATCCAGCAATGAAAAGGTCACCCATGAAAGATCGCTTGTTCGTATTCGTCCAGTACCTGCTCCCGCATCACCTGATCTCCCGGCTCGCCGGCTGCCTCGCCGAGTGCCGCCTGCCCTGGGTGAAAAACACCTTCATCAAATGGTTTGTTCGGCACTTTCAGGTTGACATGCGCGAAGCGCAGGTCGAAGACCCGACAGCCTACGAGCATTTCAACGCCTTTTTCACCCGTGCACTGAAAGACGGCGCTCGGCCATTGGATCCGACACCCGGTGCGATCCTCAACCCGTGCGATGGCGCAATCAGCCAGCTCGGCCGGATCGAGCAAGGCCGGATCTTTCAAGCCAAGGGCCATAGCTACAGCGTGATGGAGCTGCTCGGCGGCGATCACCAACGAGCGGCGCCCTTCATGGGTGGCGATTTCGCTACCGTGTACCTGTCCCCCAAGGACTATCACCGGGTGCATATGCCGCTGGCCGGCACCCTGCGCGAGATGGTCTATGTGCCGGGTCGCATCTTCTCGGTGAACACCGTGACCGCCGAAGGCGTACCGGAGTTGTTCGCCCGCAACGAGCGAGTGGTCTGCCTGTTCGATACTGAGCGTGGGCCAATGGCCATGGTGCTGGTCGGTGCAATGATCGTCGCCAGCATCGAGACGGTGTGGGCTGGACTGGTCACGCCGCCCAAGCGCACGCTCAAAACCGTCCGTTACGACGAGGCGAGCCGATCCCTCATCCACCTGGAGAAAGGCGCCGAGATGGGGCGATTCAAGCTCGGCTCCACGGTGATTTTGTTGTTCGGGCCGGATCAGGTCAGCTGGGCCGAACAGCTATCAGCCTTGACGCCGGTATGCATGGGTGATGGACTGGGAGTGGCCAAGCCGGTGCCGCCGGCTGTCACGCCGGCTTCCGATACGGATCTGGCGTAGGCCCTGAACCAACGGTCGGCTGGTACTAGCCAACCCCTCCTCGTTCGTTATGATGTCATTCGAAACGATTCCATTTTGACATCACCGCTGGCGAACGCCTGGACGCACCGCCGAGTCAAAGACGATGCGTCAGGGACTGTCACGGAGATCATTGTGTGGAAAACCAGAGCCAACCCTTGCTGTTGCGTGTACCGACGCCGGATCGACAGGAGCTATCCTTCTGCGAACCCAGTGTGCGCGGCATCAAGCATTGGCTTTCCGGCCTGCCCAAGGCCAATCTCGGCGAAACTGCACGGCAGCTCTATCAGGCCATGCTGGAACTCAACCAGCTACGCACCACGGCCCAGATCCGTCTGCAACTGCTCGAATTGCTGCGACCGGAAATCCACTTCGTCTGCCGTGAGCTGGAACGCTACTTCATCAATCAGCCAATCGTGCTCGGCGAGCGCCCGCGCAAGGTCGCCAGCTTATGCCAGGCACTGCACAATCACCTCGCTATCGGCTACAAGCTGATTGCCGTAGAGCTGGCTCCGCAGACCGGACGCGAACGCCTGCAGCTACTTACCATCTCGTTGCAGCGGGCAATCCGTAGCCTTTGCGCCATGCTGGTTCGCTCGACCCAACTGTACAGGCCGACACCCGATGGTCTGTGGCTCGAACTTCATCGGTTATACGCCATTGCCGTGACACACGGCATTCACCGCACCCTGGTGCGTGACGACCTGAGCTACCGAGTCAAGGGTCTGAGCGCCGAACAGAGCTATATCGTTGCATTGATGATCGGCAGCGCCCGCTGCAATCAGATGCGCCAACAGAACATCGCCCAATTGGCGCAGCTACTCGAACCCTGGAGCGCGCTGGTTCGCCTGCAGACCGCACAAAACCCGTCCAGCCTGTTCGGCGTGTCTTCTCGCATCGATGGCCCGCCGCGCTATCGATCGATGTTTACCGCGGCGGAACGGCCAGACCTGCTCGGCATCGATCCGCATGGGCTGGTCCAGGCTATCCAGAAGCACCTACAGTCCCCAGCGGAAACCGCCGAAGAGAAGGCGCTCGCGATACCCGAGGGGTTGAGCCTCGATCTGCTGCAGCATGTGAGCGCCGCCTGGGGCGACATTTCCGAGCGCAGCTTCCAGCGCACCCCCGCACAGGGCACCATGAAAATATGCATCGGCATGAGTGCGCTGCATTACTACCTGGCAGGCCAGCGCCAGTTTGGCGAGCTCCTGAAACGGCCAGACGCCGCTCCCGCCGTGTTCAAACTGAACAATGCTGCACCCGATGTCTGGTCCGTTGCGTACGATGCCGCCGTGGTCAAGGATGACCCAATCCTGCCGAACGACTATATCGAGTTCGTCCGCCCCGTCATGGAGGAGAAAGCGGATGAGCACGAGCCCGCAAGCCCATCGAGCCCATCGAGCCCATCGAGCGACCTCTCCTTTCCAACATTCGAGGTACAGCGGGTCGATCACAGCCCCGGTGGTTTTTGCCTGTCCTGGCCGAGCGAAGTGCCAGCACAGCTTCAGACGGGCGAGTTGCTAGGCTTGCAAGATCCCACCAGTGAGACCTGGAGCGTCGCGGTGGTGCGGTGGATCCGTCAGGTTCGCGGCAGCGGCCCACAGATGGGGGTGGAACTCATCGCCCCCTCTGCACATCCTTGCGGCCTGCGCCTGCTACGCAAAACCGAACAAGGCAGCGAATATCTGCGAGCCCTGCTGTTGCCGGAGATCAGCGTAATTTCTCGTCCGGCGACACTGATCGTTCCGCGACTTCCCTTTCAGGAAGGGCAGAAAGTGCAGATCAACCAGAATGGTAATGAACTCCGGGCGCTGCTTTGCCGTCGTCAAACCGGCTCTGGCAGTTACAACCAGTTCGAATATCAGTTGGTGGGTATCGCAACCGCTCCCCAGGAGACGTCGATCACAGCACGGGGAGGCCAGGCGTCCCCCGGCGGTGAAGATTTTGACTCGCTCTGGAACACGCTGTAGATTGCGGCTCACCGTTTTTTAGCCTTCACGCCCCTCTCCGGCGCGTTCCAAAGCTGCAGCCATGGCCCCGCAAAAGAAAACAATCCGCCTGCTGATCCTTGAGGATTCGCAGAATGAAGCTGAGCGACTGGTCAGCCTGTTTCGCAATGCAGGCCAGGCGACGCGCGTGCATCGCCTTACCTCCAGCGAGGACCTTGCCGATGTGCTCCAGCAAACCTGGGATTTGCTGATCAGCGCACCGACCAGCACCAATCTCGATCCCAGCGAAGTCATCGGCGCCATCCGCAAGCAAGCCAAAGACATTCCGGTGATCCAATTGATCGACGGCAATGATGTCGATGCGATCACCGAAGCACTCGCTCTCGGTGCTCAAGGCGCGCTACCGCAGGGTGAGGACGAATGGCTGATTCTGGTCGCCAATCGAGAGCTGGCGAATCTTGACGAGCGCCGCACACGTCGCTCCGCAGAGCTGGCGCTGCGCGAGGCTGAGAAGCGCTGCCAGCTATTGCTAGAGAGCTCCGTGGATGCCATCGCATACGTCCACGACGGCATGCACATCTACGCCAATCGCGCCTATCTCGAGCTATTCGGCTACGACGACGTGGAAGAACTCGAATGCATGCCGATGATCGATCTGATCGCTTCCTGCGACCAGGGGGAGTTCAAGAGCTTTCTGAAGAATTATCAAAGCATTCAGGGCAGCGCCGAACTGGTATGCGGCGGCATTCGCGCCGATGGCGGCAATTTCAAGGCCCGCATGCACTTTTCCCCGGCCAGCTATGACGGTGAGCCCTGTATCCAGGTGGTCATTCGCGCAGAGACGGGTAACGCCGAACTGGAAAAGCTGCGCGAAATCAGCAGCCAGGACCTGGTGACAGGGCTTTACAACCGTAACCATTTCCTCGAATTGTTGGACGGCGCAGTCGAGCGCGCCGTCAACGCCGGACAGAGCTCAAGTCTCGCTTACATCCGGATCGATCGCTTTGCCAGCCTGCAGGCCGACATCGGCCTCGGCGATTCGGACCGATTGTTGGCCGAGCTGGCCACGCTGCTACGCGAGCAGTTTCACGAAGCAGCCGAGCTGGCACGTTTCGGTGACGATGCGTTTGCGGTGCTGATGCCCGCTGCCGTACCTGCTCAGCTCGAGCAACCCTTGACCGAACTGCTGCGCAAAGTCGAAGCGCATTTGTTCGATGTTGGCAGCCGCACCGTTCAGACCAGTCTGAGCATCGGTGTCGCAGCGCTGGACGAGCGGACCGCGAAAGCGCGAGACGTGATCGACCGCGCGCACCGCTGCGCCGAAGAGCTTGCCGATGGCAACGCGCTTCGAATCTACGACCCGGCCGGCGAGCTAGCCAAGGCCGCCAGCCGAGGCAATGTCCTCGCGATGCTGCAACAGGCGCTGGAAAAAAACAGCTTTCGCCTGCTATTCCAACCGATCATTAGCTTACGTGGCGACAGTCACGAGCACTACGAAGTCCTGCTACGCCTGCTCGATCCGCAAGGGGTCGAGGTCCCACCCGGCGAATTCCTCGATGCGGCGAAAGAAGCGGGGCTGGCCACTAAGATTGACCGATGGGTACTGCTCAACTCCATCAAACTGCTCGCCGAGCACCGCAACAAGGGCCATAACACACGGCTGATGATTCATTTGTCGGACGCCAGCCTGCAGGATCCGTCACTACTCACCTGGCTCGGAGCTGCGCTCAAAGCATCCAAACTGCCACCTGATTCGCTGATCTTCCAGCTCGACGAGAATGACGCCGTCGCGTATCTGCGACAGGCGAAAGCACTGACCCAGGGACTGATCGGGCTGGGCTGCCGCATCGCCCTTAGCCAGTTCGGCTGCGTGCTGAACCCATTCAATACGCTCAAGCACCTCAACGTCGATTTTGTGAAAATCGACGGTTCCTATACCCAGGACCTGAGTCGCCAGGAGAACCAGGAAGCACTTAAGCAGCTACTGGCGGACCTGCATGAACAGGCCAAGCAGACCATTGTGCCCTTCGTCGATAGCGCCACGGTCCTGGCCACGCTGTGGCAAGCCGGTGTTGGCTATATTCAAGGTCAGTATTTGCAAGGGCCGAGTCAGTCGATGGATTACAACTTCGCCTCGGACGAGGAATAAGCTGGAGCTGGAGCTGGAGCTGGAGCTGGAGCTGGAGCTGGAGGCGATGAGTGTGCGGGCTGACACGCGCTGATCAAGCCTACCTCGTTCCTCTCGCTGCAGAAAGCGCTACACGCCCCAACATAGCATCCCGGTTTCAGGCTTCAGGCTCGCTTTTATTCCATCCCTTCCCGATCCCTGAAACCGAGCAGATAGAGAATTCCGTCCAGCCCCAAGGTCGAGATCGCCTGTTTAGCCGACTGCTTGACCAGTGGTTTGGCCCGGAAGGCCACACCCAGCCCGGCCAGCCCGAGCATCGGCAAATCATTGGCGCCGTCGCCGACGGCAATCGTCTGCTCCAGGCGCAAACCTTCCCGTGCGGCCAGTTCGCGAAGCAGATCGGCTTTGCGCTGGGCGTCGACGATAGGCTCTTGGGCAATGCCGGTGAGCTTGCCGTCGACGATTTCGAGCTCGTTGGCATAGACGTAATCGATGCCAAGCCTGGCCTGCAACTGACGCGCAAAGTAAGTGAAGCCGCCCGAAAGGATTGCCGTCTTGTAGCCCAGCCGCTTCAATTCGGCGAACAGCAGCTCGGCGCCCTCGGTAAGCCGCAGGCTCGCACCGACTTCAGCCAATGCGCGCTCCTCAAGGCCTTCGAGTAGCGCCAAACGCTCCTTGAAGCTGGCGCGAAAATCCAACTCACCGCGCATCGCTCGTTCGGTGATTTCCGAAACCTGACCGCCCACGCCGGCCACCTTGGCCAGTTCGTCGATGACTTCAGCCTCGATCAGCGTCGAGTCCATGTCGAACACCGCGAGTCGGCGATTGCGGCGGAACACCGAGTCACGCTGGAAGGCGATATCGACATTGAGTTCTTGCGCCACACTGAGAAACTCGGCGCGCAACGCCGCGGTGTCGTCCGGCTCACCCCGCACCGAGAACTCGATGCAGCCCTTGCCCAGATCTTCAGGCATGTCCAGCGGCTGGCGGCCAGAGAGACGGTCGATGTGATCGATGTTGAGGCCATATTTAGCGGTGATCGAACTGACACGCTGCAGCTGCTCGGCAGTGACCTTGCGGGTCAACAGCGTGACGATGTGCCGGGGCTTGCCCTGGCCCGCGACCCATTGCTGATAGTCTGCCTCAGCGACCGGCGTGAAGCGCACTTGCTGGTCGTGCTTGTAACCCATGAACAGCACGTCCTTTAGCACCGAAGAAGCACGTTCGGTGTCGGGAATTTCCACCAGGATGCCGAACGACAAGGTGTCATGAATCACCGCCTGACCGATATCCAGAATATTCACGCCACCTTGGGCGAGCACGCCGGTAATGGCCGCGGTCAGCCCGGGGCGATCTTCCCCGGTGATGTTAATCAGGACGATTTCGCGCAAGGCGCAGCTCCTAAGGCAAAGAAGGCGGGCATTCTACAACAGCCAACCGGCCGCTGAACGTCACGGTACCCGCCAGACGCAATCAACCCGGCGTCCAAGGCGCCATCTTTGCTGCAATTCGTCAGCTTTGACCCGGAGACCTTCAGCCCCCAGTGCGCTTTCCGTATACTGCGCGGCACCTTCCTTAAGAGTAGAGCCGCGCTCTGTGAACCGGCCCGTATCCGTCAAGCCCGACAACTTCTTCTTGCTCATCTATCGCGCCCTGCGCCAGCGGCGCGTTCCGCTGGTATTGCGCGTAGCCAGTCACACCCTGCTGCTGGTCGCGCTGGCATTGGTTATCTACGCCTGGGTCATGGGCATGCAGTTCAAGCATGCGATGGAACAGCAAGCCGATGCCCTGGGACAGAGCCTGCTTACCCAGACGGCCGCCTCGGCCACCGATCTGCTGGTGGCCAACGACATACTCAGCCTAAATGTCTTGCTGAGCAATCTGGTGAAGAACCCGCTGGTGGCTCATGCTGCGATTTACAGCGTAGACAACCGCGTGCTGGCCGAATCGGGCACGCGCCCGCAACGAAACCTGCTAGGCGACGAGGAAGGGCTCTACTCCACGCCCATCAGCTTTCAGGAGGTGATTGCCGGGCATCTGCGCATCAGCCTCGACATGCGGCAATTCCAGCAACCCATGACCATCAGCCTGCAAAGCATGGGGCTGCTCAGCCTGATCCTGCTAGCACTTACGCTGACGCTCAGCATGCGCTTGGGCCGGCAGCTCTCGCTCCCCTTGATGCAGTTGCGACTGTGGCTGCGCGACCCGGACGATCCGGCGCCCGGTGCGGGCCGACACGATGAGATCGGTGATTTGGCGCGACAACTGCAGGCTCGTCTTGTACCCGAAGAGCCCGAGCCGGAGATCGAGCTGGACGAGAGCATGCAGGATATCTACTCGGCGCACTTCGAAGTTCCCGCGGCGGCGCCAACCACGGACTATGAGCGCTCCGAGACCGATCTTGGCGATCGCCTAGACGCTGAAGACGATGACGAGCCTATGCCGCTGAAGGTTGACGCACCGGACACGCCAATCGAGGCAGGCGACCTGGATCCGTACGATGAGGATCCACCCTTCGAGGAAGCCAAGCCGCAGCAGAAACCCGCACCGGTAAGGGTCGCACCGGAGACGCCCCCACTGTCCGGTAAAAGCGCCGTGCTGGCGATTCAGCTCGGCGCTCAGGAGCAGTTGCGGCGCCTACCGCGCGCGCGGCTTACCGAGCTGCTGCAACGCTACAGCGACTGCCTACAGCAAGCCGCCACCCTCTATCAGGCCGAGCTGCATACGCTCAGTGATGGTAGCAGCCTGATGCTGTTTCACAGCCAGGACGACGAGCAGAACTACCTGACCCACGCCCTGTGCTGCGGCGAGCTGATGCGAGCACTGGGGCACGCCTTGCAGATCGAAGTGGCTGACAGCGGCATCACCCTGCAGCTACAACTGGGGCTGACCCAGGGCGAAGGCCTGTACGACCTCAGCCAGGGCGACCTGCTGCTCAGCGAGCCGGCGCAAGCAGCGCTGGCCATGTCCCAGCACAGCCGCAATTTGCTATTGGTCGAGCGCGGAATTGGCGAGGACAGCCTGATCCGCCAGCGTGCGCGCATCCGCTCCATTGCCAGCCCGGAAGGTGCCTGCTGCGTCGAACGCCTGCTCGAACCCTACCCGTCCTTGCTCGAGCGCCAGCTCGCACGCATGCACGAGCTTCGCGGACGCAACTGAGGCCACTCCAACATCTTCAACGAGGCGCCTGCCAAGCGGCACAAGGCGGTAAGCAGCCCGCCGCGATTACCGTGCCGTCCGACGCGCTCATGCGCACGCACGCACACTCAGGTCCAGGAAAGCCGAAAGCGTGCGGCACACGCCTTGGCGCAGACAGTCAACCAACTGGCAACTTGAACCGCACACAGCACGAGGCCCGGCGGGTAAGCGCTTATGGCGCTCCCCCAGCCGGGCCTCGTGCTGCAATCAGCTTACGCCAACGCTCGTAACCCTCAGAAGCGAAACACTTCCAGATCGGTCCTGATCGGCTCGACCGCGGGGATCGCCGGAGGTAACGCCTCCGACTTGCTCGGAGCCTTGCTGACGTTCTGCTTGGTACGCGTTTTGGCGATGGCCATCGGTTCGATAGCGGATGCCATCATCTCGCTCAGTCGCTGCAACAACAGGCTCTGCGCACGCACCTGATCGGTCGTACTGCCCTGATGCTCTTCCTGCAGCCGAATCAGGCGGCTGCCCTGGCGCTTGCCCTGCTTGTCCAACAGGCGCCATTGAGCTTCCAGCACCGCGGGATGTTGCGGGCCAGAGTCCAATCGGGTGATTTCGAGTTCGATTTGCACGTCAGGGTTGAAGCCTTTGCCGCCGGGGCTCAGCTCGAGGCTCTGGGTCTTCAAGCGCCAAGCCAGCTGGCGCAACAGCAGCTGATTGATATCACCTTGCAGATCGCCCGCCCAGCGAGCCTGCTGGCCATCGGCGGCCAGGCTTCCATCCGGCAGGCGCTGCAGCAGTGCGTCATGCTGTAAATAATCTGCCAGTGTCACGGGGCCCAGCAGTATCGATGCGCCGTTAGCGGATTGCGCGGGCATTTCCGCAGTACCGTTGTCGAGCCGGTACATCGGCACGGGTTGGGTCACGCAGCCAACGAGGCTGGTACAGGCTAGTAGCAAAACAGTTGTGAGGCGCTGCACGTTCGTCTCTACCTTGGTACCGGACCAGGCGACGCGGTAAGCCAGCGGACGTCTGCCCGCTCCGTTACGCCTATCACCTTTGCCGTCGTACCGATTGTCTTGATTCCCGACGCGACAGAGGACTGCAGCAACTACACCGCGATCGGATGAAAATTGGAAGGCCGCTATCTTCCGTGAAACGGCCGCTGGAAGCCAGCCTCTAATGGACTTCCCTCTCAGCTCAGCGCCTCCACCAACAGTGCGTCAACGCGCTGGAAGCCGCGCGGTAGCTTGTTTCCGCGCCGCCCGCGCTCACCCTTGTAGTGTTCCAGATCATCGGCTCGGAGCGACAGGGTGCGCTTACCGGCTTGCAAGACCAGCGTCGCACCTTCAGGTAGCACGGCGAGATCGGTCAGGTATTCTTCACGGCTGGCGACGCGATCGCCTGGGATTCCGATGATCTTGTTGCCCTTGCCCTTGCCCAACTGCGGCAGATCCCGGATCGGGAACACCAGCAGGCGGCCTTCGGTCGTGACGGCTGCCAGCCAGTCCTGATCGCGATTGCTCAACGGCCGCGGGGCCACCACACGCGCACCTGCCGGCAACGACAGCAGCGCCTTGCCGGCCTTGTTCTTGGCCTGCAGGTCTTCGCCCTTGACCACAAAACCGTAGCCCGCATCGGAAGCGATCACATAGAGCGCCTCGTCATCAGGCAGCAGCACGCATTCGAAACTGGCGCCGGGCGGCGGAGCCAATCGTCCGGTCAAGGGCTCACCCTGACCGCGGGCCGAAGGCAGCGAGTGCGCCGCCAGCGAATAGCTGCGACCGCTGGAATCAATGAACACGGCGTACTGATTGGAGCGACCCCCTGCGGCAGCCCGGAAGCCATCACCGGCCTTGTAGGAGAGCCCGGTGGCGTCGATATCGTGGCCCTTGGCGCAGCGCGCCCAGCCCTTCTCGGAGATCACCACGGTGACCGGCTCGGAAGGCAGCAATTCGTT from the Stutzerimonas stutzeri genome contains:
- a CDS encoding HDOD domain-containing protein, translating into MTTTPLPCTLAAWIKALDAVVLPAAADPYARVQRALRDSSMSMRQIADLIQESPVLALIVIREANRNAAATNKPAESLEVALSRIGLKRAEALFALTPATRPGDIPAPLRQIMLISSHASQQANGLFASRLARLWQEIHWSSLLFLAPVWALVAAHPELLEAWEQRVLVKREPARQVEQSLLGVSLLELCVATAEHWGLPGWIAQGYRLLSEHRRMLIKALHIAHDNEHPLHQQQMLDADPPLRRWLTLPSNTILLANGLALSAHHSWSGTHSLRWQRLAGLYLQVPLAELQQMTHQQAAASAQAIGKTDLWHPAQGLLWPWESRFQQERVAKLPDIVALAQWRAHCRELLSEPSPYDNVVQLTATACKALTCAGMQRVLLMLVDRKQQRLVSQQTSGLPREAARLTLDPDQSQVLRRLIEKPALLRLKPDNVAQFSALLPGTLKALFPSEHVLLRSVGYEGRVTMLLVADQDNTAFSEMGLQGFTKTIQCIERSLATFSKRGR
- a CDS encoding rhodanese-like domain-containing protein → MSAFSALPLVIEPADLAERLNAPELILVDLTNVTRYAEGHLPGARFVDPKQTQLGQPPAPGHLPGKPQLEALFGALGHHPDAVYVVYDDEGGGWAGRFIWLLDVIGHYRYHYLNGGLQAWLAEQRPLSQDKPVDAGGSVTLTLDETPSATREYIESRLGAPDLVIWDARSPEEYRGEKALAARAGHIPGAINFEWTAAMDPTRALRIREDIAERLEALGITADKEIITHCQTHHRSGFTYLLAKALGYPRIKGYPGSWGEWGNLPDTPIQQ
- the asd gene encoding archaetidylserine decarboxylase (Phosphatidylserine decarboxylase is synthesized as a single chain precursor. Generation of the pyruvoyl active site from a Ser is coupled to cleavage of a Gly-Ser bond between the larger (beta) and smaller (alpha chains). It is an integral membrane protein.); the encoded protein is MKDRLFVFVQYLLPHHLISRLAGCLAECRLPWVKNTFIKWFVRHFQVDMREAQVEDPTAYEHFNAFFTRALKDGARPLDPTPGAILNPCDGAISQLGRIEQGRIFQAKGHSYSVMELLGGDHQRAAPFMGGDFATVYLSPKDYHRVHMPLAGTLREMVYVPGRIFSVNTVTAEGVPELFARNERVVCLFDTERGPMAMVLVGAMIVASIETVWAGLVTPPKRTLKTVRYDEASRSLIHLEKGAEMGRFKLGSTVILLFGPDQVSWAEQLSALTPVCMGDGLGVAKPVPPAVTPASDTDLA
- a CDS encoding EAL domain-containing response regulator, whose product is MAPQKKTIRLLILEDSQNEAERLVSLFRNAGQATRVHRLTSSEDLADVLQQTWDLLISAPTSTNLDPSEVIGAIRKQAKDIPVIQLIDGNDVDAITEALALGAQGALPQGEDEWLILVANRELANLDERRTRRSAELALREAEKRCQLLLESSVDAIAYVHDGMHIYANRAYLELFGYDDVEELECMPMIDLIASCDQGEFKSFLKNYQSIQGSAELVCGGIRADGGNFKARMHFSPASYDGEPCIQVVIRAETGNAELEKLREISSQDLVTGLYNRNHFLELLDGAVERAVNAGQSSSLAYIRIDRFASLQADIGLGDSDRLLAELATLLREQFHEAAELARFGDDAFAVLMPAAVPAQLEQPLTELLRKVEAHLFDVGSRTVQTSLSIGVAALDERTAKARDVIDRAHRCAEELADGNALRIYDPAGELAKAASRGNVLAMLQQALEKNSFRLLFQPIISLRGDSHEHYEVLLRLLDPQGVEVPPGEFLDAAKEAGLATKIDRWVLLNSIKLLAEHRNKGHNTRLMIHLSDASLQDPSLLTWLGAALKASKLPPDSLIFQLDENDAVAYLRQAKALTQGLIGLGCRIALSQFGCVLNPFNTLKHLNVDFVKIDGSYTQDLSRQENQEALKQLLADLHEQAKQTIVPFVDSATVLATLWQAGVGYIQGQYLQGPSQSMDYNFASDEE
- the serB gene encoding phosphoserine phosphatase SerB, whose protein sequence is MREIVLINITGEDRPGLTAAITGVLAQGGVNILDIGQAVIHDTLSFGILVEIPDTERASSVLKDVLFMGYKHDQQVRFTPVAEADYQQWVAGQGKPRHIVTLLTRKVTAEQLQRVSSITAKYGLNIDHIDRLSGRQPLDMPEDLGKGCIEFSVRGEPDDTAALRAEFLSVAQELNVDIAFQRDSVFRRNRRLAVFDMDSTLIEAEVIDELAKVAGVGGQVSEITERAMRGELDFRASFKERLALLEGLEERALAEVGASLRLTEGAELLFAELKRLGYKTAILSGGFTYFARQLQARLGIDYVYANELEIVDGKLTGIAQEPIVDAQRKADLLRELAAREGLRLEQTIAVGDGANDLPMLGLAGLGVAFRAKPLVKQSAKQAISTLGLDGILYLLGFRDREGME